The proteins below come from a single Euleptes europaea isolate rEulEur1 chromosome 5, rEulEur1.hap1, whole genome shotgun sequence genomic window:
- the LCOR gene encoding ligand-dependent corepressor, translated as MVRLCTYHQKRFVRVLNDICTEVQPGCEGQQLPGAANMDLSTCSSGCSQYHTENQELGTSCSEPKHLPSLDPEQSGPHGSLRILCHALKQAVDLKSSDRRENCSPMVRRDFPELPNIRTNSASPRDSPTQGYLTTSNSHYSGKGLEGLMPGNEQEMGVRKGEDDKDQMQSRALLGGYIAAKASNVNTSEDGLESRLGSQKNLFKPFPDETREPVFSASSPRRADKENALQCSSKASLHPDIEINDQEARPKVDSHLQSVGKSKGGGHMHPVDKTHLEKDNWLPASPVPGVHHRTTNGHSRAKSISVSSKSTRKSKRSSGLRINDYDNQCDVVFISQPITECHFESKRAVSSRKTARKSTRGYYYNGECCELPTVRTLAKASRVQESGSSPSPRAEVLTSPSQAAAQVVSEDADKRSSSPVALPQMDSSDKKTQDTAEPCSAENNPPAASSAETPADALSPLACPDLNAEESSLSASSFQSAVVSSLQLNEQELQEEADTGDVLQTSSTMDDSCKSSSPCEDSGSPADSVPLTISETADGKENSLTLENIPEPSSPVNQEPSVSVDLLLTEELTARVDLLPPSEGSATTVDLPPCVETPADVELPLLSSIELAEPQAESSAVDSLDAPVVLPEELPLDTETVCSGELVASVKAASPVVLPASMAPETFADIDLESSEPPAVESLETTPGKAELELSQLHSSSDATELPACLQCGGANGSINTEPSEEGTQDREEEGQAGKSETVLPVVDIGENWEAEMVNDTGDTNKRDENREADGKAPPVSELSETSSKEAISSKISADKKRKREKKPQVVSDRRLRSQQSLSPTEDSSEPPSSSTSVQLPQLQIKLSKSPGAKRFKREVHLDGAASVSFPSDCAHETLLTDMGNTQGGESKQQGEDSNDITKEQTYENLLSAETAVDEGQNGDDKSKPGTMLEICLEANSDKRSVHVPVEISDEGEQQTTRNQESLENSDSAMEVREVLHTDQGIIFQPCPGSKDESKNAPLEKSMRYKKPSLQFYNLRHTPALPLVATVQKTTPGKVVREADSNVMDQQQAGNEDPIGFSSMEVLSENKPRFVEWCAEEENQELITNFNAQYMKVQKGWIQLEKEAPPAPKVKNKSDKLKEIWKSKKRTRKFKGSTEVQKLSPVQMLFVKAFNVSNICRWFMETTETKSLVIVKKMNTRLPGDIPLIKLPLQKGSSSGIYPSSLQAERLKKHLKKFAAMTPAKNTIKTQRLWARLREATEENEPEQVASPKQMSPSDVPEEHTVEAKPQPCPTTPVQTNSRILRKSSNLRSKLPGQHKVVKQEKNDCVTKQPSAESKPSRKSLCIKPLMSPKLTQQVKAAQLPTKPIPIEKGGKERKGKGKLQEDSPSKGEPQPSKKKSLTESSRAQGQLNKLPLKKPSKLKHSEARATRKQMATERSNKHMSQNEKVKKPQLEKKKPPVQKGKANTSQKVTLPSKQAGLAKPSKQKAAQDSSSRSLKVAAKKAGGKKALTRSMKLFQQNKKAQSKRKLGGDKNSSPCKRRRLDAK; from the coding sequence ATGGTCAGGTTGTGCACATACCACCAGAAGCGCTTCGTTCGTGTCCTGAATGATATATGCACTGAAGTACAGCCAGGCTGTGAGGGCCAGCAGTTACCTGGAGCTGCAAACATGGATCTGTCTACTTGTAGCTCAGGCTGCAGCCAGTATCATACTGAGAACCAGGAACTTGGAACATCTTGCTCTGAACCTAAGCACCTTCCATCCCTGGACCCTGAGCAATCAGGGCCTCATGGCTCTCTGCGCATACTGTGTCATGCTCTGAAGCAAGCTGTGGATCTGAAGTCTTCAGACAGAAGAGAAAACTGCAGCCCTATGGTCAGAAGAGACTTCCCTGAACTTCCCAACATTAGAACAAACTCTGCAAGTCCCAGGGATAGTCCCACTCAAGGGTACCTCACCACTTCCAATTCCCATTATTCTGGTAAAGGACTGGAAGGGCTAATGCCTGGCAATGAGCAAGAGATGGGGGTCAGAAAAGGTGAGGATGACAAAGATCAGATGCAAAGTAGAGCTTTGTTGGGAGGTTACATTGCTGCAAAAGCATCAAATGTAAACACTAGCGAGGATGGTCTGGAGAGTCGTCTGGGCTCTCAGAAGAACCTTTTCAAACCTTTTCCTGATGAGACCAGAGAGCCGGTCTTCTCAGCAAGTTCCCCTCGGCGAGCAGATAAAGAGAATGCTTTGCAGTGCAGTTCCAAAGCCTCTTTGCACCCAGACATTGAAATAAATGACCAAGAAGCCAGGCCGAAGGTAGACAGCCATCTCCAATCTGTGGGGAAGAGCAAGGGTGGCGGCCATATGCATCCTGTTGACAAGACTCACTTGGAGAAAGACAATTGGCTGCCTGCTAGTCCTGTGCCGGGGGTGCACCACAGAACCACCAATGGACACTCAAGGGCCAAGAGCATCTCAGTCTCCTCCAAAAGCACCCGTAAGAGCAAACGATCCTCGGGACTAAGAATAAACGACTATGATAACCAATGTGATGTTGTGTTTATCAGTCAGCCGATTACAGAGTGCCACTTTGAAAGCAAGAGGGCTGTGTCTTCTAGAAAAACGGCAAGGAAGAGTACACGTGGGTACTACTACAATGGTGAGTGCTGTGAGCTTccaactgttcgcactttggcaaAGGCCTCCCGTGtgcaggagagtgggagctctCCATCACCAAGGGCCGAGGTCCTAACTAGCCCTAGTCAAGCAGCAGCTCAAGTTGTGAGTGAAGATGCTGACAAAAGGTCTTCTTCCCCTGTGGCTCTCCCTCAGATGGATTCCTCTGACAAGAAAACTCAGGACACAGCTGAGCCATGCTCAGCTGAGAACAATCCTCCTGCAGCTAGTTCCGCTGAAACACCCGCAGATGCGCTCTCCCCACTGGCCTGCCCCGATCTGAATGCAGAGGAAAGCAGCCTGTCTGCCTCTTCATTTCAGTCTGCAGTGGTCTCTTCCCTCCAACTGAATGAACAGGAGCTGCAAGAGGAAGCTGATACAGGTGATGTGCTGCAGACTAGTAGCACCATGGACGACTCCTGTAAGAGTAGCAGTCCTTGTGAAGACAGTGGCAGTCCAGCGGATTCTGTGCCACTGACCATCTCAGaaactgctgatggcaaagaaaaCTCTTTGACCTTGGAGAATATCCCAGAGCCTTCCAGTCCTGTAAATCAGGAGCCTTCTGTTAGTGTGGATCTGCTGCTGACTGAAGAGCTCACAGCCAGAGTGGATTTGCTGCCTCCCTCTGAGGGGTCTGCTACTACTGTAGACTTGCCACCATGTGTGGAAACACCTGCTGATGTGGAACTCCCATTGCTTTCCTCTATAGAACTTGCAGAACCACAAGCAGAGTCTTCTGCTGTTGACAGTCTTGATGCTCCTGTAGTCCTCCCAGAAGAACTCCCTTTGGACACGGAGACAGTGTGTTCTGGGGAGCTTGTAGCCAGCGTGAAGGCAGCTTCTCCAGTGGTGCTTCCTGCCAGTATGGCCCCTGAGACTTTTGCTGATATAGATTTGGAATCCTCAGAGCCCCCTGCTGTAGAGTCTCTGGAGACCACACCTGGCAAGGCGGAACTGGAACTTTCCCAGCTCCATTCCAGCTCAGATGCTACAGAGCTCCCTGCCTGCTTGCAGTGTGGTGGTGCAAATGGAAGCATTAATACTGAGCCCAGTGAGGAAGGGACTCAGGACAGGGAGGAGGAAGGCCAGGCAGGGAAAAGTGAGACTGTGTTGCCTGTTGTAGATATTGGTGAAAACTGGGAAGCGGAAATGGTAAACGACACAGGTGATACTAACAAGAGAGATGAGAACAGGGAAgctgatggcaaagctccacCGGTCTCTGAATTGTCAGAAACAAGTAGCAAGGAGGCAATTTCTTCCAAAATAAGCGCAGACAAAAagcgaaagagagagaaaaaaccacaAGTTGTATCTGATCGCCGCCTTCGGAGCCAGCAGTCCCTGTCGCCCACAGAGGACAGTTCTGAGCCACCCAGCTCATCCACCTCTGTGCAGCTTCCTCAGCTTCAGATCAAGCTTTCTAAAAGCCCTGGCGCTAAACGTTTTAAGAGGGAGGTGCATCTTGATGGGGCAGCGTCTGTGAGCTTTCCAAGTGACTGTGCCCATGAAACACTGCTCACTGACATGGGGAACACCCAAGGGGGAGAGTCTAAGCAGCAAGGGGAGGATTCAAATGACATCACAAAGGAACAGACCTATGAAAACCTGTTGTCAGCAGAGACTGCAGTAGATGAAGGTCAGAATGGGGATGACAAGAGTAAGCCAGGGACTATGCTTGAAATCTGTTTAGAGGCAAATTCTGACAAGAGAAGTGTTCATGTCCCAGTAGAAATCTCTGATGAGGGTGAACAACAGACAACTAGGAATCAAGAATCTCTGGAGAACTCTGACAGTGCTATGGAAGTTAGAGAGGTGTTGCACACTGACCAAGGGATCATTTTCCAACCTTGTCCAGGTAGCAAGGATGAAAGCAAGAATGCACCACTGGAGAAATCTATGAGATACAAAAAGCCATCCCTCCAGTTCTATAACTTGAGACACACCCCTGCCCTTCCTCTTGTGGCTACTGTCCAAAAAACTACACCAGGAAAAGTAGTTAGAGAAGCAGACTCTAATGTCATGGACCAACAACAAGCTGGGAATGAAGACCCCATTGGTTTTAGCAGCATGGAAGTGTTGTCTGAAAACAAACCCAGATTTGTGGAATGGTGTGCTGAGGAAGAGAACCAAGAACTCATCACAAATTTTAATGCCCAGTACATGAAGGTCCAGAAAGGGTGGATTCAGCTGGAGAAGGAAGCCCCACCAGCTCCAAAGGTCAAGAACAAGTCTGACAAACTGAAAGAGATCTGGAAAAGCAAGAAGAGGACCCGGAAATTCAAAGGGTCCACTGAGGTCCAGAAGCTCTCTCCCGTTCAGATGCTGTTCGTGAAGGCATTCAATGTATCCAACATCTGCAGGTGGTTCATGGAGACAACTGAAACCAAGTCTCTGGTCATTGTGAAGAAGATGAACACGCGACTCCCAGGAGACATCCCCCTCATCAAGCTTCCACTCCAGAAGGGCTCCTCTTCTGGAATCTACCCAAGTTCCCTTCAAGCTGAACGTCTGAAGAAGCATCTGAAGAAGTTTGCTGCTATGACTCCagcaaaaaacacaataaaaacccaAAGACTCTGGGCTAGGCTTCGAGAGGCCACTGAAGAAAATGAGCCAGAGCAAGTGGCCAGTCCAAAGCAGATGTCCCCCTCTGATGTACCTGAGGAACATACTGTTGAAGCCAAACCCCAACCTTGTCCAACCACACCTGTGCAGACCAACTCACGGATTCTGAGGAAAAGCTCCAACTTGCGAAGCAAACTTCCCGGCCAGCACAAGGTGGTCAAACAGGAGAAAAATGACTGTGTAACAAAGCAGCCCTCAGCTGAAAGCAAGCCAAGTAGGAAGAGCCTGTGCATTAAGCCACTGATGTCTCCAAAGCTGACCCAGCAGGTCAAAGCAGCCCAACTTCCTACCAAACCTATTCCAattgaaaaaggaggaaaggaaagaaaagggaaaggcaagCTGCAGGAGGACTCCCCATCAAAGGGTGAGCCTCAGCCAAGCAAAAAGAAGTCGCTGACTGAGAGCAGCAGGGCACAGGGGCAGTTGAACAAGCTTCCTCTTAAAAAGCCCAGTAAATTAAAGCATTCGGAAGCCCGTGCTACTCGGAAGCAGATGGCCACGGAAAGAAGCAATAAGCACATGTCTCAGAATGAGAAAGTGAAGAAGCCACAGCTTGAGAAAAAGAAGCCTCCCGTCcagaaagggaaagcaaacaccaGTCAGAAAGTTACTCTTCCTTCCAAGCAAGCAGGGCTTGCCAAGCCTTCGAAGCAGAAAGCTGCGCAAGACTCCTCCAGCCGATCTCTGAAAGTGGCTGCTAAAAAGGCAGGCGGCAAAAAAGCTCTGACTAGGTCAATGAAACTGTTTCAGCAGAACAAAAAAGCCCAGAGCAAAAGGAAGCTAGGGGGGGACAAAAATTCTTCACCTTGCAAGCGCAGGCGGCTGGATGCAAAGTAG